One genomic window of Solanum dulcamara chromosome 10, daSolDulc1.2, whole genome shotgun sequence includes the following:
- the LOC129870439 gene encoding uncharacterized protein LOC129870439, with protein sequence MEKLRETILKMSNKEPNVPLSKTQNSILQQHLNRFLSGLHTTPVHPPYTCMIEKALQELDEEGGSNEDSISEFIKKEYDSLPRAHTTLLKHHLKKISEKGEILMIDGGRFLLPGDSKNLNSKRKMNRKRRRNSSIKQKKPQQKKKKEEDPRHEVHFEQCHRRPAKYKEDGAKIDDNTISAAATNKEVLCLDAPQDEVRVKEPKDKRRGRALKGKEDGMIQILHF encoded by the exons atggaaaagttgagagaaacAATCCTGAAAATGTCCAACAAAGAACCCAATGTGCCATTGTCAAAGACCCAAAACTCCATTCTTCAACAGCATCTTAACCGTTTTCTATCTGGTCTTCATACTACCCCTGTTCATCCTCCTTATACTTGT ATGATTGAAAAGGCCTTGCAGGAATTGGATGAAGAAGGTGGTTCCAATGAAGACTCAATATCTGAGTTTATCAAGAAAGAATATGACAGTTTACCAAGAGCTCATACGACCCTGCTCAAACATCATCTAAAGAAGATATCTGAAAAGGGAGAAATCCTTATGATTGATGGAGGACGGTTTTTGCTTCCTGGTGACAGCaaaaacttgaattcaaagAGAAAAATGAATAGGAAGAGAAGGAGGAATTCATCAATTAAACAAAAGAAGCCGcagcaaaagaaaaagaaagaggagGATCCTCGACATGAGGTGCATTTTGAGCAATGTCATAGGAGGCCTGCTAAGTATAAGGAGGACGGGGCTAAAATAGATGATAATACAATTTCAGCAGCGGCAACAAACAAGGAGGTGTTATGTTTGGATGCTCCTCAGGATGAGGTACGTGTGAAGGAACCAAAAGATAAGCGTCGTGGAAGGGCTCTCAAGGGCAAGGAGGACGGGATGATCCAGATTCTACACTTTTGA